From the Peromyscus leucopus breed LL Stock chromosome 8b, UCI_PerLeu_2.1, whole genome shotgun sequence genome, one window contains:
- the Ngfr gene encoding tumor necrosis factor receptor superfamily member 16, translated as MRAGAGCSAMDRSRLLLLLLLLLLGVSLEGAKGTCPTGLYTHSGECCKACNLGEGVAQPCGANQTVCEPCLDSVTFSDVVSATEPCKPCTECLGLQSMSAPCVEADDAVCRCAYGYYQDEETGRCEACSVCEVGSGLVYSCQDKQNTVCEECPEGTYSDEANHVDPCLPCTVCEDTERQLRECTPWADAECEEIPDRWITRSTPTEGSDSTAPSTQEPEAPPDQDPVASTVADMVTTVMGSSQPVVTRGTTDNLIPVYCSILAAVVVGLVAYIAFKRWNSCKQNKQGANSRPVNQTPPPEGEKLHSDSGISVDSQSLHDQQTHTQTASGQALKGDGNLYSSLPLTKREEVEKLLKGSAGDTWRHLAGELGYQPEHIDSFTHETCPVRALMASWGAQDSATLDALLAALRRIQRADIVESLCSSESTATSPV; from the exons ATGAGGGCAGGTGCTGGTTGCAGCGCCATGGACCGGTCacgcctgctgctgctgctgctgctgctgcttctaggG GTGTCTCTTGAAGGTGCCAAGGGGACATGTCCTACAGGCTTGTACACCCATAGCGGAGAATGCTGCAAAGCCTGCAACCTGGGCGAAGGTGTGGCCCAGCCTTGTGGAGCCAACCAGACCGTGTGTGAACCCTGCCTGGATA GTGTGACGTTCTCTGATGTGGTGAGCGCCACTGAGCCGTGCAAGCCGTGCACCGAGTGCCTGGGCCTGCAGAGCATGTCCGCTCCCTGCGTCGAGGCAGATGATGCAGTGTGCCGATGTGCCTATGGCTACTACCAGGACGAGGAGACTGGCCGCTGCGAGGCGTGCAGCGTGTGCGAGGTGGGCTCAGGACTCGTGTACTCCTGCCAGGACAAACAGAACACAGTGTGTGAAGAGTGCCCAGAGGGCACGTACTCAGACGAAGCCAACCATGTGGACCCGTGCCTGCCCTGCACGGTGTGCGAGGACACGGAGCGCCAGTTACGCGAGTGCACGCCCTGGGCCGACGCTGAGTGCGAGG AGATCCCTGACCGGTGGATCACAAGGTCTACACCCACAGAGGGCTCGGACAGCACggcccccagcacccaggagcctGAGGCACCTCCAGATCAAGACCCCGTAGCCAGCACGGTGGCAGATATGGTGACCACTGTGATGGGCAGCTCCCAGCCTGTAGTGACCCGAGGCACCACGGACAACCTCATTCCTGTCTACTGTTCCATCTTGGCTGCGGTGGTTGTCGGCCTCGTGGCCTATATTGCTTTCAAGAG GTGGAACAGCTGTAAACAGAACAAACAAGGAGCCAACAGCCGGCCAGTGAACCAGACGCCCCCACCCGAGGGAGAAAAACTCCACAGCGACAGTGGCATCTCTGTGGACAGCCAGAGCCTGCACGACCAGCAGACCCATACACAGACGGCCTCAGGCCAGG CCCTCAAGGGTGACGGCAACCTCTACAGCAGCCTGCCCCTGACCAAGCGTGAGGAGGTGGAGAAGCTGCTCAAAGGCTCGGCAGGGGACACCTGGCGACATCTGGCAGGCGAGCTGGGCTACCAGCCTGAGCATATAGACTCCTTCACCCACGAGACCTGCCCAGTCCGAGCCCTGATGGCCAGCTGGGGTGCCCAGGACAGCGCAACGCTCGATGCCCTTTTAGCCGCCCTGCGCCGCATCCAGAGGGCTGACATTGTGGAGAGTCTGTGCAGCAGTGAGTCCACAGCCACATCCCCGGTGTGA